One genomic segment of Candidatus Cloacimonadota bacterium includes these proteins:
- a CDS encoding type III PLP-dependent enzyme, which yields MYKEQYSFNIERYMKLERFERFRRFAETQESPLLIVDLDIIKEKYQELVGGFPNLQVYYAMKANPMDEVILLLDSLGSNFDVASVFELDQLLRLGISPERMSFGNTIKKARDIRYFYEKGVKLYVTDSKNDLLNIAENAPGSKVYYRLLTEGTGADWPLTRKFGAHPDVIYNLILKTPKLGLIPWGVSFHVGSQQRDIGQWDDAIARTKYLYDAVLEEGIELQMINLGGGYPASYVDPSLSIKDYNREIYRFIQEDFGDHIPQIVMEPGRSLVADAGVMVAEIVNIATKAKNNLYKWVFLDVGKFGGLIETIDESIKFPIYFQREGLADEIILAGPTCDSMDIMYENYKYQMPENTKPGDRIYIFTTGAYTRSYSSVNFNGFPPLRAVTLPKK from the coding sequence ATGTACAAGGAACAATACAGCTTCAACATCGAGCGCTATATGAAGCTTGAGCGCTTCGAGCGCTTTCGGCGCTTTGCCGAAACCCAGGAAAGCCCGCTTCTAATCGTGGATTTGGATATCATCAAAGAAAAATATCAGGAATTGGTGGGAGGATTTCCAAATTTGCAAGTTTATTATGCCATGAAAGCCAACCCCATGGATGAGGTGATTTTGCTGTTGGACTCCCTGGGTTCAAACTTTGATGTGGCTTCGGTTTTCGAGCTTGACCAGCTTCTGCGGCTGGGGATTTCGCCGGAAAGAATGAGCTTTGGAAACACAATCAAGAAAGCCCGGGACATCCGCTATTTTTATGAAAAAGGCGTGAAATTGTATGTTACAGACAGCAAAAACGACCTGCTCAATATCGCTGAAAACGCCCCGGGGTCAAAGGTTTATTATCGTCTGCTGACGGAGGGAACCGGTGCCGACTGGCCGCTTACCAGAAAGTTTGGCGCTCACCCGGATGTGATTTACAACCTCATTCTCAAAACCCCGAAGCTGGGACTCATCCCCTGGGGGGTTTCCTTCCACGTTGGTTCGCAACAGCGCGACATCGGTCAGTGGGACGATGCCATTGCCCGCACCAAATATCTCTATGACGCGGTTTTGGAAGAAGGAATCGAGCTTCAGATGATTAATTTGGGCGGCGGTTATCCCGCCAGCTATGTGGACCCATCCCTGTCCATCAAAGATTATAACAGGGAAATCTATCGTTTTATCCAGGAAGACTTTGGCGACCATATCCCTCAGATTGTGATGGAGCCTGGGCGCTCGCTGGTCGCGGATGCCGGGGTCATGGTTGCGGAAATTGTTAATATCGCCACCAAGGCAAAGAACAACCTCTATAAATGGGTGTTTTTGGATGTGGGAAAATTTGGCGGTTTGATTGAAACCATCGATGAATCCATCAAGTTTCCCATCTATTTTCAGCGGGAAGGTCTTGCCGACGAGATTATCCTGGCGGGTCCCACCTGCGACAGCATGGATATCATGTATGAAAACTACAAATATCAAATGCCGGAAAACACCAAACCTGGTGACCGCATCTATATTTTCACCACCGGCGCTTATACCCGAAGCTATTCCTCGGTGAATTTTAATGGCTTCCCACCCCTGCGCGCGGTGACGCTTCCCAAAAAGTAA